A single genomic interval of Candidatus Bathyarchaeota archaeon harbors:
- the thsB gene encoding thermosome subunit beta, protein MSQGGGNIPVLVLKEGTGRSTGREAQKNNIMAAKIVAESVKTTLGPCGMDKMLVSGIGDVAITNDGATIMKELDVQHPAAKMLVEVAKAQDKEVGDGTTTAVILSGELLAKAEALLDKNIHPTVIIEGYKKASEKAQEILNSIAMPIAFEDDKTLKEVAITSISSKSINVAEDHFAKIIVDSVKQVAEKVDGKYVADIDLIKVIKKHGKSLDETELVKGMVLDKEIASSGMPKLVDGAKIALLNAKLEIEKTEFDAKINIESPDQMKMFLDEEERMIKDMVTAITKSGANVVFCEKGIDDMALHFLGKAGVIAVKSVSSGDMEKLAKATGAMIVASVKELNADVLGKAKRVEEVKIGDDKLIYIRDCKNPKAVTIVIRGASNHVTDEAERSLHDGLCVVRNVIEDGKIVAGGGAPEAELSKGLRAYAVKVGGREQLAVEAFAEAVEEIPLTLAENAGLDPIDIMVALRAQHEKADSKTFGIDVTTGKIVDMCPKMIVEPLRVKQQVIKSATEATNMILKIDDLISIKGGGKAPPMPPGGMGGGMGGMGGMGSMGGMPY, encoded by the coding sequence ATGTCACAAGGTGGAGGAAACATCCCCGTCCTCGTATTGAAAGAAGGCACAGGAAGAAGCACTGGCCGTGAAGCTCAGAAAAACAACATTATGGCTGCTAAAATCGTTGCTGAATCAGTGAAAACAACGCTTGGACCGTGCGGCATGGATAAGATGCTGGTCAGCGGTATCGGCGACGTTGCAATAACCAACGACGGCGCAACCATCATGAAAGAACTCGATGTACAGCACCCCGCGGCAAAGATGCTCGTCGAAGTCGCCAAGGCACAGGATAAAGAAGTCGGCGACGGAACCACAACCGCAGTTATCCTCTCAGGTGAACTGCTCGCAAAAGCAGAGGCACTTCTGGACAAGAACATTCACCCAACTGTCATAATCGAAGGCTACAAAAAAGCAAGCGAAAAAGCCCAAGAAATCCTCAATTCCATAGCGATGCCAATCGCCTTCGAAGACGACAAAACTCTAAAAGAAGTCGCAATCACCTCCATTTCAAGTAAAAGCATCAACGTTGCAGAGGACCACTTTGCAAAAATCATCGTGGACTCAGTTAAACAGGTCGCTGAGAAAGTTGACGGCAAATACGTCGCAGACATCGACCTAATCAAAGTCATAAAGAAACATGGTAAAAGCCTCGACGAAACCGAACTCGTCAAAGGCATGGTTCTCGACAAAGAAATCGCTAGCTCGGGCATGCCTAAACTGGTTGACGGCGCAAAAATAGCACTCCTCAACGCTAAACTTGAAATTGAGAAAACCGAGTTTGACGCAAAAATCAACATCGAAAGCCCCGACCAGATGAAGATGTTCCTTGACGAAGAAGAACGCATGATAAAAGACATGGTAACCGCAATCACCAAGTCAGGCGCAAACGTTGTTTTCTGCGAGAAAGGCATCGACGATATGGCCCTGCACTTCCTCGGAAAAGCAGGCGTCATCGCAGTGAAAAGCGTCAGCAGCGGCGACATGGAGAAACTCGCCAAAGCCACAGGCGCCATGATCGTTGCCTCAGTCAAAGAATTAAACGCAGACGTCTTAGGCAAAGCAAAACGTGTTGAAGAAGTCAAGATCGGCGATGACAAACTAATATACATCCGCGACTGCAAGAACCCCAAAGCAGTAACCATCGTCATCCGAGGAGCATCCAACCACGTCACTGACGAAGCAGAACGCAGTCTCCACGATGGTCTCTGTGTTGTCCGCAACGTTATCGAAGACGGCAAAATCGTCGCAGGCGGCGGTGCACCCGAAGCAGAACTCTCCAAAGGACTCCGCGCTTACGCAGTTAAAGTCGGTGGCAGAGAACAACTGGCCGTGGAAGCCTTCGCCGAAGCAGTTGAAGAGATTCCACTCACACTGGCAGAAAACGCAGGCTTAGACCCCATAGATATAATGGTTGCACTGCGCGCTCAACACGAGAAAGCTGACAGCAAAACCTTCGGCATAGACGTCACCACAGGCAAAATCGTCGACATGTGCCCCAAGATGATTGTTGAACCACTGCGCGTCAAGCAGCAAGTCATCAAATCCGCAACCGAAGCCACCAACATGATCCTCAAGATCGACGACCTCATCAGCATTAAAGGCGGCGGAAAAGCGCCTCCGATGCCTCCAGGAGGAATGGGCGGCGGAATGGGAGGTATGGGTGGCATGGGCAGTATGGGTGGAATGCCCTACTAA
- a CDS encoding zinc dependent phospholipase C family protein: MNRKLTKRILLLLCTFSLLMGAEPVLGWSNGGYSADPTQPDYGTHDWIAQHALDFLPAAEKQYLTSNLNTYLFGTELPDLPASQGGIGDTTKHHVYYSATGTLTDDASAQRATAMYNQALNYLKTNDPANAAKSAGAMTHYIADLAVFGHVMGSSTAWGTETHHSDYETYVNTRTDSYQDTFNTYLHYDGSLTVLSAYDATVNLAYNTVFGGSNNLGCVWMDTHYDWSNTTFSGRCGESLNLAVNAVADVLHTLYLEANPSTSPTATPTPTPTPTATATQAPTPTTTTTPTATVQPVSPSPQETPITPEFPVTQSLMVALAAILVLAVVHKKKTKN; this comes from the coding sequence TTGAATCGGAAACTAACTAAACGAATCCTGCTACTTCTATGCACATTCTCATTACTGATGGGTGCAGAACCCGTTTTGGGCTGGAGCAACGGCGGCTACTCCGCAGACCCCACCCAACCCGACTATGGCACCCACGACTGGATAGCTCAACACGCACTGGACTTTTTGCCCGCAGCGGAGAAACAGTACCTAACCAGCAACCTCAACACTTACCTTTTCGGCACAGAACTACCTGACCTGCCCGCTAGCCAAGGCGGGATCGGCGACACCACCAAACACCACGTCTACTACTCAGCGACAGGCACATTAACAGACGACGCCTCCGCGCAGAGAGCAACTGCAATGTACAACCAAGCCCTAAACTACCTAAAAACCAACGACCCAGCCAACGCCGCCAAATCAGCTGGAGCCATGACCCACTACATCGCTGATTTAGCTGTCTTCGGTCACGTTATGGGTTCCTCGACGGCTTGGGGTACCGAAACGCATCACAGCGACTACGAAACCTACGTCAACACCCGAACCGACAGCTACCAAGACACCTTTAACACCTATTTGCACTACGACGGCAGCCTGACTGTTCTGTCCGCGTATGATGCAACGGTTAATTTGGCTTATAACACGGTTTTTGGCGGCTCAAACAATTTGGGCTGTGTCTGGATGGATACTCACTACGATTGGAGCAACACGACGTTTAGTGGTAGATGTGGTGAGTCGTTGAATTTGGCGGTGAATGCAGTGGCAGATGTTTTGCATACACTCTACCTTGAAGCAAACCCATCAACTTCCCCGACTGCTACTCCAACCCCAACTCCAACTCCGACAGCTACTGCAACACAGGCACCCACGCCCACGACGACAACTACACCTACCGCTACAGTCCAACCTGTCTCGCCTTCCCCGCAAGAAACACCCATAACACCAGAGTTCCCAGTTACGCAAAGCCTGATGGTGGCGTTGGCGGCTATTTTGGTGTTAGCGGTGGTTCATAAAAAGAAAACAAAAAATTAG
- the hypA gene encoding hydrogenase nickel incorporation protein HypA produces MHEWALAEGILASARQIAEQEHLCAVSEVTIRVGALQQVEPPILRFALKQMGDGIFKSTKFRILKAKSNLKCRVCATTWQYNQKNLDKATAEAIHFVPEVAHSYVKCPKCGSPDFEIASGRGVWLEDIKGVKNE; encoded by the coding sequence ATGCATGAATGGGCACTCGCTGAAGGCATCCTCGCGTCGGCACGGCAAATCGCTGAGCAAGAGCACCTCTGCGCGGTTTCGGAAGTCACCATCAGAGTCGGGGCGCTTCAGCAGGTTGAACCACCAATTCTGCGTTTCGCCCTCAAACAAATGGGTGATGGCATCTTTAAAAGCACAAAATTCCGCATCCTAAAAGCCAAATCCAACCTGAAGTGCCGTGTCTGCGCTACCACTTGGCAGTACAACCAAAAAAACCTCGACAAAGCCACCGCAGAAGCCATCCACTTCGTGCCCGAAGTGGCACATTCCTACGTTAAGTGCCCCAAATGTGGCAGCCCAGACTTTGAAATCGCAAGCGGCCGCGGAGTCTGGCTTGAGGACATTAAAGGAGTCAAAAATGAGTGA
- a CDS encoding DUF1616 domain-containing protein: MHIGRKIGLSDDKGVTVAVLVALAVIASVVVGYYVLFPPPPESYNSLAILDTQQKAIDYPTVLIADKNSTFSVYVNATNHTIDNLNYRVQTKITKNLPANFPNGLQVTPAYTYDFFLQKGKSNQTLVTLTQNEVGSYAVVFELWYESEGVFVFTGNYCLLNIEVIA; the protein is encoded by the coding sequence ATGCACATTGGAAGAAAAATAGGTTTAAGCGATGACAAAGGAGTAACCGTAGCGGTTCTGGTCGCCTTAGCTGTCATCGCCTCCGTTGTGGTAGGCTACTACGTTTTGTTTCCTCCACCGCCTGAATCCTACAACAGCCTCGCAATACTTGACACCCAACAAAAAGCCATCGACTACCCCACCGTGTTAATCGCAGACAAAAACAGCACTTTCAGCGTCTACGTCAACGCCACAAATCACACAATAGACAACCTAAACTATCGAGTTCAAACCAAAATAACAAAAAACCTGCCTGCAAACTTCCCCAACGGCCTACAAGTCACCCCAGCATACACCTACGACTTCTTCTTACAGAAAGGAAAAAGCAACCAGACACTTGTTACCCTAACACAGAACGAGGTAGGAAGTTACGCGGTGGTGTTTGAACTTTGGTATGAAAGTGAAGGCGTCTTCGTGTTTACGGGGAACTATTGTCTGCTAAACATAGAGGTCATTGCTTAA
- a CDS encoding glycosyltransferase family 2 protein translates to MTSKVELVSVVIPTLNEAGTIRQAIDTINNCVTYPKEIIVVDGNSTDGTLEIVKDTNARLIIEPRRGYGLALRTGMKAAKGNIVIMVDADGTYEFRHIDRLVDRLLEKDADMVLATRMYDPNKAMGFLNFLGNKVITFTYDFFYSQFLSDTQSGFRAISREKLDSVRFKETDMPFATEMLIQFAREGYNMVEIPTTYKPRTYGKTKLKPFQSGIRIFSTIFRGFLDAKTFRVCYAHWKKNRFKR, encoded by the coding sequence ATGACATCGAAAGTTGAACTGGTCTCGGTTGTAATACCCACGCTCAACGAAGCAGGAACAATCCGGCAAGCCATCGACACCATAAACAACTGTGTCACTTACCCAAAAGAAATCATAGTGGTAGATGGCAACTCAACCGACGGAACCCTCGAAATCGTAAAAGACACAAACGCCAGACTAATCATTGAGCCCCGACGCGGCTATGGCCTAGCACTCCGGACAGGCATGAAAGCAGCAAAAGGCAACATCGTAATAATGGTGGACGCGGATGGAACCTACGAGTTCAGACACATCGACCGCCTCGTTGATCGCCTGCTGGAAAAAGACGCAGATATGGTTTTGGCGACTCGCATGTATGACCCAAACAAAGCCATGGGTTTTCTGAATTTTCTGGGAAACAAAGTCATAACCTTCACCTATGACTTCTTCTACAGCCAATTCCTAAGCGACACCCAATCAGGTTTTCGCGCCATCTCTCGCGAAAAACTCGACAGCGTACGCTTCAAAGAAACGGATATGCCCTTTGCGACAGAGATGCTTATCCAATTCGCCAGAGAGGGCTACAATATGGTTGAGATTCCCACCACTTACAAGCCCCGAACGTATGGCAAAACAAAGCTTAAGCCGTTTCAATCGGGAATTAGGATATTTAGCACGATATTTAGGGGGTTCTTGGATGCAAAGACGTTTAGAGTCTGTTATGCACATTGGAAGAAAAATAGGTTTAAGCGATGA
- a CDS encoding Mrp/NBP35 family ATP-binding protein, with protein sequence MIDSRPPVISTRLAGVKRIVAVSSGKGGVGKSMIATALALSLAKEGCRVGLFDVDFTGPSTHIILGVPNSVQPTEDKGIVPATVEGLEFMSLVYFVGDKATPLRGADVSNALIELLSVTQWGQLDFLIIDMPPGIGDAVLDLVRLVKRIEFLIVTTPSLLAFEVVKKQVQLLHELKMPIVGVIENMKIDTSKTIEQETGKLGAKYLGSVAYDPQVEAAIGKPSKLLNTAVGKTIELLKKAEKEPRK encoded by the coding sequence GTGATTGACTCACGACCCCCGGTAATTAGCACCCGTTTAGCTGGAGTAAAGCGAATTGTAGCTGTTTCCAGCGGAAAAGGCGGCGTAGGCAAAAGCATGATCGCAACAGCACTGGCGCTCTCGCTGGCAAAAGAAGGCTGCCGAGTCGGCTTGTTCGATGTAGATTTCACTGGTCCTTCAACTCACATCATTTTAGGCGTTCCCAACTCAGTTCAGCCCACAGAAGACAAAGGCATTGTACCAGCAACCGTTGAGGGTTTAGAGTTTATGTCTCTGGTTTACTTTGTGGGCGATAAGGCAACTCCCTTGCGTGGGGCCGACGTTTCCAACGCTTTAATCGAACTCTTATCTGTCACTCAATGGGGACAACTGGACTTTCTAATTATAGATATGCCGCCAGGCATCGGCGACGCCGTCCTAGACCTAGTTCGACTGGTTAAACGAATCGAATTTTTAATAGTTACCACACCCTCACTTTTGGCTTTCGAAGTTGTCAAAAAACAAGTCCAATTACTACATGAACTAAAAATGCCAATAGTCGGCGTCATTGAAAACATGAAGATAGACACTTCAAAAACTATCGAACAGGAAACTGGAAAACTTGGAGCAAAGTATCTAGGTTCAGTTGCCTACGACCCACAAGTGGAGGCTGCAATAGGCAAACCCAGCAAGCTACTCAACACCGCAGTGGGCAAAACAATTGAGCTCCTCAAAAAAGCAGAGAAGGAACCAAGAAAATGA
- a CDS encoding thymidylate synthase, whose product MKHLKIAAFDCPDAWFKALNAIWREGDTFPVGFGSEETETKKLNLTIEITHPENRPLVSDKAPCDFKYVQGYALEYLWCGEKKEDETYTYGSRLNTPLNQVEEAVKRYIEEQRDRQVTMVIRRPEDIQKFDAKGNKSEPPCLSLIDTEILNGQMHLTCYFRSWDAYGGLPANIAGLQLFNEAFVSEINERGNLALKTGKLVFHSKNCHIYQRQYPLIKELLEPKDNSKSPRLATTLKGQHPL is encoded by the coding sequence ATGAAACACCTAAAAATCGCCGCCTTCGACTGCCCAGACGCATGGTTTAAAGCCCTAAACGCCATCTGGCGAGAAGGCGACACCTTCCCAGTCGGCTTCGGCTCCGAGGAAACCGAAACCAAAAAACTCAACCTCACCATAGAAATCACTCACCCAGAAAATCGCCCACTTGTCAGTGACAAAGCCCCCTGCGACTTCAAGTATGTCCAGGGTTATGCTTTGGAGTACCTTTGGTGTGGAGAGAAAAAGGAAGATGAAACCTACACCTATGGCAGCCGCCTCAACACCCCCCTAAACCAAGTTGAAGAGGCAGTAAAACGCTACATCGAAGAGCAGCGTGACCGCCAAGTCACCATGGTCATCCGACGCCCCGAAGACATCCAAAAATTCGACGCTAAAGGCAACAAAAGCGAGCCCCCCTGCCTCAGCCTCATCGACACCGAAATCCTCAACGGCCAAATGCACCTAACCTGCTACTTCCGCAGCTGGGACGCATACGGTGGTTTGCCCGCCAACATAGCTGGATTGCAGCTTTTTAATGAGGCGTTTGTGTCAGAAATCAACGAACGTGGCAACCTTGCGCTCAAAACTGGCAAACTGGTTTTCCACTCCAAAAATTGCCACATCTACCAACGCCAATACCCGCTGATAAAGGAGCTTTTAGAACCCAAAGACAACTCAAAAAGCCCTCGATTGGCAACCACCCTCAAAGGGCAACATCCTCTTTAG
- a CDS encoding CoA-binding protein, whose amino-acid sequence MSEGIVEEILGKYRVVAIVGVSDQIGKPSHRVAAYLKKHGYRIIPINPNINGLFGEKSYNSLADIPEHIQRTIDIVDIFRKSEDVPPIVQQTIKMKEAVGRPFVVWMQRGIVNEAAAQVAQQAGLVVVMDKCLMEEHLHLR is encoded by the coding sequence ATGAGTGAAGGCATAGTTGAGGAAATTTTAGGCAAATACCGCGTAGTCGCAATAGTAGGTGTATCGGACCAAATCGGCAAACCCAGCCACCGAGTAGCAGCATACCTAAAAAAACATGGATACCGCATCATCCCCATAAACCCCAACATAAACGGGTTATTCGGAGAAAAAAGTTACAACAGCCTCGCAGACATTCCTGAACACATACAACGCACCATAGACATCGTGGATATTTTTAGGAAAAGCGAAGACGTCCCCCCGATAGTTCAGCAAACCATAAAGATGAAGGAAGCAGTGGGGCGGCCGTTTGTTGTTTGGATGCAACGCGGCATCGTAAACGAGGCGGCTGCGCAGGTGGCTCAACAGGCGGGTTTAGTGGTGGTTATGGATAAGTGCCTTATGGAGGAGCATCTACATCTTAGATAA
- a CDS encoding NAD(P)H-dependent oxidoreductase: MQKQIKVLAFAGSIRRGSYNRALVQAAVEVAPPTVSVEVFDLEGIPLYNADYENSPPQRVVEFKNKIREADALLIATPEYNFSISGVLKNALDCASRPKEGNPLEGKPVAIMSASTGRFGGARAQYHLRQTFVFLNMHPINRPEVMLSDAAANVDTNGKVTNEYTRQLIRQLLEALAAWVFQLKTKSQ; this comes from the coding sequence TTGCAAAAACAAATCAAGGTTCTTGCTTTTGCTGGAAGCATCCGCAGGGGATCCTACAACAGGGCACTAGTTCAGGCAGCAGTCGAAGTTGCACCCCCAACCGTTTCGGTGGAGGTTTTCGATTTAGAGGGTATTCCATTGTACAACGCTGACTATGAGAATTCGCCGCCACAGCGAGTCGTTGAGTTTAAGAACAAAATCCGAGAAGCCGACGCTCTCCTCATCGCAACCCCAGAGTACAACTTTTCAATTTCAGGTGTGCTAAAAAACGCCCTCGACTGCGCTTCGCGCCCTAAAGAGGGCAACCCACTCGAAGGCAAACCAGTGGCTATAATGAGTGCCTCCACAGGCAGGTTCGGAGGAGCCAGAGCTCAGTATCATCTGCGGCAAACTTTTGTGTTCCTAAACATGCACCCTATCAACCGCCCAGAAGTGATGCTTTCGGATGCAGCGGCCAACGTGGATACAAATGGAAAGGTAACTAACGAGTATACTCGCCAATTAATCAGGCAATTGCTTGAAGCGTTAGCGGCTTGGGTTTTCCAGCTTAAAACTAAATCACAATAG
- a CDS encoding endonuclease Q family protein has protein sequence MCKDLKSSVIHVKAWRTHMKVIADLHIHGRYSRATSEQMSLPEIAKYAKIKGLNLVGTGDFTHPMWLKEIRGTLTPEQDTELFKLAEGDSPVRFMLQTEVCTIFDYQGESRKVHHVILAPSLEIVDQINERLKRFGDLASDGRPILDCSAPQLVEEVMAVSGDNMVFPAHAWTPWFSIFGAFSGFDTVEDCYQDMTKHIHALETGLSSDPPMNWRLSKLDRYALVSNSDCHSFWPWRIGREANVFDLPDLTYDHVVSAISDNDPERFKFTIETDPAYGKYHWTGHRNCKVALSPTEAIKFGNICPVCRRKLTKGVEQRVEELADRPADYKQPNAPGFKHLLPLSEVICAVLGTDSPAIQAVWKVYNALVERFGDEYTVLLDAPYEAMASVVDAPYAQAVVKVRDGTAKVTPGYDGVYGQLVLGSDVPVVKPKPPQAPKVQQRSMSDFW, from the coding sequence TTGTGCAAAGACTTAAAATCTTCTGTCATCCACGTTAAGGCTTGGCGAACCCACATGAAAGTCATAGCTGACCTGCACATACATGGCCGATACAGCCGCGCAACCAGCGAACAGATGAGTTTACCCGAAATCGCGAAGTACGCCAAAATCAAAGGTCTCAACCTCGTCGGCACAGGCGACTTCACCCATCCAATGTGGCTCAAAGAAATCCGCGGAACCCTCACTCCCGAACAGGACACTGAGCTGTTTAAACTCGCCGAAGGGGATTCGCCTGTTCGGTTTATGCTTCAAACCGAAGTCTGCACAATCTTCGATTATCAAGGTGAATCCAGAAAGGTTCACCACGTCATTTTAGCGCCCAGCTTGGAAATCGTAGACCAAATCAATGAGCGCCTCAAACGTTTCGGTGACTTAGCTTCCGACGGCAGACCAATACTTGACTGCTCCGCGCCCCAACTAGTAGAAGAAGTCATGGCGGTCAGCGGTGACAACATGGTTTTTCCAGCTCATGCTTGGACTCCGTGGTTTAGCATCTTTGGTGCGTTTAGCGGCTTTGACACTGTCGAGGACTGCTACCAAGATATGACCAAACACATCCACGCGCTCGAAACTGGGCTCTCTTCCGATCCGCCTATGAATTGGCGGCTAAGCAAACTCGACCGTTACGCTTTGGTTTCTAACAGTGACTGTCACAGTTTCTGGCCTTGGCGCATCGGCCGAGAAGCTAACGTCTTTGACCTCCCAGACTTAACCTACGACCATGTAGTTTCCGCCATATCCGACAATGATCCCGAACGCTTCAAGTTCACCATCGAAACTGACCCTGCCTATGGCAAATACCACTGGACAGGACACCGCAACTGCAAAGTAGCCCTCTCACCGACTGAAGCCATCAAATTCGGCAACATTTGTCCCGTATGCAGGCGAAAACTCACAAAAGGCGTAGAACAAAGAGTAGAGGAACTCGCTGACCGACCCGCAGACTACAAACAGCCAAACGCCCCCGGGTTCAAACATCTTCTACCGTTGTCGGAGGTCATCTGTGCCGTGTTAGGAACTGATTCGCCAGCCATACAAGCCGTCTGGAAAGTTTACAATGCTCTTGTAGAGCGGTTCGGCGACGAATACACTGTGCTGTTGGATGCGCCGTATGAAGCGATGGCTTCTGTTGTGGATGCACCGTATGCGCAGGCGGTGGTTAAGGTGCGGGATGGCACGGCTAAGGTGACGCCGGGCTACGATGGAGTGTATGGGCAGCTGGTTTTGGGTTCAGATGTGCCAGTGGTTAAGCCGAAGCCGCCTCAAGCGCCGAAAGTGCAGCAGCGAAGCATGAGCGACTTCTGGTAG
- a CDS encoding winged helix-turn-helix domain-containing protein → MPDGKEEIYSIMFTSLKHPARRKILRVLADKPLTFSEMLELLGISSSNLTYHLENLGELVSKDENGVYRLSTFGQASVNTMKVVEEAPEVQPKKGNHTTRKWRLTAVALLIGIIVCASLTAAEFAVLSQAINERDTIKSEYDQLLSWTSTTNQAIDFLQKVVQLDTSKYQATLLSREVETRKDLGGISEEKIRYSLTGTDSGGAASRLIVSFNFRNCDFYRYQLIVEEGAPIYAQAQSPFVMDAAKNIVDRLKEYSTGSYLVNMSQLISRASNADNIEIKEGNIKLTATVSGGKGEVLMQYTENGVDFAVKGLELVFENNVLKQLTDGWRLFTIGNADLKISSDRAVTLAKNALKGYTWTYNGIVVSSYQFNPEPASVVFHPTTKNDLALYPQWTVTFYLDKVYAGNIYMLSVPVWADTGEIGQIEPRNSPQTFGS, encoded by the coding sequence ATGCCTGACGGTAAAGAGGAAATCTACTCTATTATGTTCACGTCCCTTAAGCATCCAGCCCGCCGAAAAATTCTCCGAGTGCTGGCCGACAAGCCGCTGACGTTTTCAGAAATGCTTGAGTTGCTGGGGATTTCCAGCTCCAACTTGACCTATCACCTTGAAAACTTGGGTGAACTGGTTTCTAAAGATGAAAACGGGGTTTACCGTTTGTCCACTTTTGGGCAAGCCTCTGTTAACACAATGAAAGTTGTTGAGGAAGCCCCAGAGGTTCAACCTAAAAAAGGCAACCACACCACACGTAAATGGCGCCTTACCGCAGTGGCACTTCTTATTGGGATAATTGTCTGTGCAAGTTTGACTGCCGCGGAATTCGCAGTTTTGAGTCAAGCAATCAATGAACGTGATACAATAAAATCTGAATATGATCAACTGCTCTCTTGGACGAGCACAACTAACCAAGCGATTGATTTTCTCCAAAAAGTCGTCCAGTTAGACACCTCGAAATATCAAGCTACGCTGTTAAGCCGAGAAGTGGAGACAAGGAAGGATTTGGGTGGAATTAGTGAGGAGAAAATCCGTTACTCTCTAACAGGTACTGACAGTGGGGGTGCGGCAAGCAGGTTAATCGTTTCGTTTAATTTCCGTAACTGTGACTTTTACCGATACCAACTCATAGTTGAAGAAGGGGCACCCATCTATGCTCAAGCTCAGTCGCCTTTCGTGATGGACGCAGCGAAAAACATAGTTGACCGATTAAAGGAGTATAGTACTGGCTCTTACTTGGTTAACATGAGTCAACTTATATCGCGGGCAAGCAACGCTGACAACATAGAAATCAAAGAGGGCAACATCAAACTGACTGCAACCGTTAGCGGCGGTAAAGGTGAAGTTTTAATGCAATACACCGAGAACGGCGTGGATTTTGCTGTTAAAGGTTTAGAGTTGGTTTTTGAGAATAACGTGTTGAAGCAGTTGACTGACGGGTGGAGGCTGTTTACTATCGGAAATGCTGATCTCAAGATTTCCAGCGACCGCGCTGTAACGTTAGCTAAAAACGCCCTAAAGGGCTACACATGGACTTACAACGGCATCGTCGTTTCCAGCTACCAATTCAACCCTGAACCAGCTTCAGTCGTTTTCCATCCAACAACTAAAAACGACCTTGCACTTTACCCGCAGTGGACGGTAACCTTCTACTTAGACAAGGTTTATGCAGGGAACATTTACATGCTTTCTGTTCCAGTTTGGGCTGACACTGGGGAAATTGGGCAGATAGAGCCACGTAACAGTCCTCAAACTTTTGGCAGCTAA
- a CDS encoding HAD family hydrolase yields MSYKAVIFDYIGTLVNCRGYSMTASENKLFSALVAEGFDISKTKFLDAYHIAHLKYRRIRYEEYKEVTNAVWVAEALCSLGYRVTPEDECIKTALNVFFQDFIDTIELREGAKQLLEQTSAQTKVGLISNFTHAPVIHESLRKVGIHKYFNAIVVSDEVGCRKPCPDIFHTLLGRLEVNAKDAVFVGDSPIEDIKGAKDAGLRTVFVPSQFNSLKDLQDSKQKPDQIATDLTTIAHKLEAVAKIQT; encoded by the coding sequence ATGAGTTACAAAGCAGTCATATTCGACTACATCGGCACACTCGTCAACTGCCGCGGCTACAGCATGACCGCCTCAGAAAACAAACTCTTCTCAGCCCTCGTCGCCGAAGGCTTCGACATATCCAAAACCAAATTCTTAGACGCCTACCACATCGCCCACCTCAAATACCGCCGAATCCGCTACGAAGAATACAAAGAAGTCACCAACGCCGTGTGGGTTGCGGAGGCACTGTGCAGCTTGGGGTATAGAGTTACACCGGAAGATGAATGCATCAAAACAGCCTTGAACGTATTCTTCCAAGATTTTATTGACACCATTGAGTTGCGCGAAGGCGCCAAACAGTTGCTGGAGCAGACCTCAGCCCAAACCAAAGTTGGCTTAATCAGCAACTTCACCCACGCCCCCGTCATACATGAAAGCCTGCGAAAAGTCGGCATCCACAAATATTTCAACGCCATCGTGGTCTCCGACGAAGTTGGCTGCAGAAAACCCTGCCCCGACATTTTCCACACGCTTTTAGGACGCTTGGAAGTAAATGCGAAGGACGCGGTTTTCGTCGGCGACAGCCCAATCGAAGACATCAAAGGAGCAAAAGACGCAGGTTTGAGGACGGTGTTTGTGCCTTCACAGTTTAACAGCCTAAAAGACCTACAAGACAGCAAACAGAAACCCGACCAAATCGCAACGGACCTCACCACCATCGCTCATAAACTAGAAGCCGTTGCTAAAATCCAAACTTGA